DNA sequence from the Bufo bufo chromosome 3, aBufBuf1.1, whole genome shotgun sequence genome:
tcaaaaaccaagaaagagaTTGAATCGGCGTGTTTATCTACAATAACCCAGGAAGGTGTAGTAAATGAGAGCTTGAGATGGGAAGGAGTGCTTGAAGATCCTGTAGCAGAAGAAGAGAGGATCCGCCAATATAAAATCAACAGGCGTAAACGTTACTTGTTAGCTGCCCAAAAGTCCACCTCTGCTCCTTCAGAAGGACTCGAAAAACAAATCCATGCAGATCAAAATCAAGATCCCGGCATAAAAGAAGACAGTAGGAATGAATCAAATACTGAGAATGCTGTGAAATGTACAAGTGACTTAAAGCTGAGATCTCATATGGCACAGCTGCCATTGCTTAAAAACATAGTGAAGAATGGTATTTAAATCTATATACATGCTATCTTGAGATCTGGTTAGAAGACAATACAGTgaacttcaggataggtcatcaatataacatCGATAGGGATCTTGCACGCTGCACGCCTATTGATCAGCTTTTTTA
Encoded proteins:
- the C3H17orf97 gene encoding protein LIAT1, whose protein sequence is MEEWQGGRRIRAKPRTKQGRETSRLPPADGSKKKERLLTKPSKKRGHVSSTPSTADEAENIKSQPIIPPSSELQTTTISDSKDKSDESKTKKEIESACLSTITQEGVVNESLRWEGVLEDPVAEEERIRQYKINRRKRYLLAAQKSTSAPSEGLEKQIHADQNQDPGIKEDSRNESNTENAVKCTSDLKLRSHMAQLPLLKNIVKNGI